In a genomic window of Roseiflexus castenholzii DSM 13941:
- a CDS encoding carboxylate-amine ligase produces the protein MTSYNPASPDFPFTLGIEEEYQVVDPQTRELRSYITQILDRGRMILREQIKPELHQSMVEVGTQPCRTIQEARAEVVRLRGTIAGLARQHGLTIISAGTHPISSWMSQEITPFERYKGVVEEMQQLALQLLIFGMHVHVGMPDDEVAIELMNVARYFLPHILALSTSSPFWMGRNTGFKSYRSALFSNFPRTGIPPSFHSAAEFQNYVKLLIKTNCIDDAKKIYWDLRPHPYFGTLEFRVCDAATRVDECIALAALMQALVVKLHLMFSENTTFRVYRRAVIMENKWRAQRWGLDGKLIDFGKRAEVEAKALMHELVAFVDEVVDELGSRHEVEYLLNVADGGSSADRQLAVFRETNDLHAVVDNLIVETLEGVPVYQG, from the coding sequence TTGACATCGTACAATCCTGCATCGCCCGATTTTCCGTTCACGCTTGGCATCGAGGAAGAGTATCAGGTCGTAGACCCGCAAACGCGCGAACTGCGCTCGTACATCACACAGATTCTCGACCGCGGGCGCATGATCCTGCGCGAGCAGATCAAGCCGGAACTGCACCAGAGCATGGTGGAAGTCGGCACACAACCATGCCGAACCATCCAGGAAGCGCGCGCCGAAGTAGTGCGGCTGCGCGGCACGATTGCCGGTCTTGCCCGGCAACACGGATTGACGATTATCTCCGCCGGAACCCATCCGATCTCGTCGTGGATGAGCCAGGAGATCACCCCGTTCGAGCGCTACAAAGGCGTCGTCGAGGAGATGCAGCAACTGGCGCTGCAACTGCTGATCTTTGGCATGCACGTCCACGTCGGGATGCCGGATGATGAGGTCGCCATTGAACTGATGAACGTTGCACGCTATTTTCTGCCCCATATTCTGGCGCTCTCAACATCATCGCCATTCTGGATGGGGCGCAACACCGGCTTCAAGTCGTACCGTTCCGCCCTCTTCTCGAACTTTCCGCGCACCGGCATTCCGCCGAGTTTCCATTCTGCCGCCGAGTTTCAGAACTATGTGAAACTGCTGATCAAGACGAACTGTATCGACGATGCGAAGAAGATCTACTGGGACCTGCGCCCGCACCCGTACTTTGGCACCCTCGAATTTCGCGTGTGCGACGCCGCGACGCGCGTGGACGAGTGCATCGCGCTGGCGGCGCTCATGCAGGCGCTGGTCGTCAAACTGCATCTGATGTTTTCCGAAAACACCACCTTCCGCGTCTATCGGCGCGCCGTCATTATGGAGAACAAGTGGCGCGCTCAACGCTGGGGGCTGGATGGCAAACTGATCGACTTCGGCAAGCGCGCTGAAGTGGAAGCGAAGGCGCTCATGCACGAACTGGTCGCCTTCGTCGATGAGGTGGTCGATGAACTTGGCAGCCGCCACGAAGTCGAATACCTGCTCAACGTCGCCGATGGCGGATCGAGCGCCGACCGGCAACTGGCGGTGTTTCGCGAAACGAATGACTTGCACGCCGTGGTGGACAATCTGATCGTCGAGACCCTCGAAGGAGTGCCGGTGTATCAGGGGTGA
- a CDS encoding beta-ketoacyl-ACP synthase III — MANFAAITGWGMAVPERVLTNADLERMVETSDEWIQTRTGIRERRIAGPGEHTSALSIAAGRAALARAGLDAAQIDTVILATCTPDRPFPATACTVQAGVGARRAAAFDIVAACSGFVYGLQVATSMVRSGAARNVLFVACDIFTHFINWNDRNTCVLFGDGAGAVVLQPSDEPAGLLSCVLGADGEQEDLMAVDAGGTRLPATPELLEEGRQYVFMNGREIFKHAVREMAASSFDALQAAGLSTDDVALVIPHQANLRIIEATAKRLEVPLDRVFVNLDRYGNTSAASIPIALVEAVEQQRLRKGDYALLTSFGGGLTWASAVIRWSAG; from the coding sequence ATGGCGAACTTTGCTGCAATTACGGGTTGGGGCATGGCGGTTCCTGAACGTGTGCTGACGAATGCCGACCTTGAGCGGATGGTCGAAACGTCGGACGAGTGGATCCAGACCCGCACCGGTATTCGTGAACGACGCATCGCAGGTCCTGGTGAACATACTTCTGCTCTGTCGATCGCCGCAGGGCGCGCTGCCCTCGCGCGCGCCGGTCTCGACGCGGCGCAGATCGACACGGTCATTCTGGCGACCTGTACGCCGGATCGTCCATTCCCGGCCACCGCCTGCACGGTTCAGGCGGGGGTCGGTGCGCGCCGCGCCGCTGCCTTCGATATCGTGGCGGCATGCAGCGGCTTCGTCTATGGCTTGCAGGTGGCCACCAGTATGGTCCGCAGCGGTGCGGCGCGCAATGTCCTCTTCGTCGCCTGTGATATTTTTACCCACTTCATTAACTGGAACGACCGCAATACGTGTGTGCTGTTCGGCGATGGCGCCGGCGCCGTGGTGCTCCAACCCTCCGACGAACCAGCCGGACTCCTTTCGTGCGTCCTCGGCGCCGATGGCGAACAGGAAGACCTGATGGCGGTCGATGCTGGCGGGACGCGCCTCCCCGCAACGCCGGAACTGCTCGAAGAGGGACGCCAGTATGTCTTCATGAATGGGCGCGAAATCTTTAAGCACGCAGTTCGTGAAATGGCCGCCTCTTCGTTCGACGCTCTTCAGGCTGCCGGGCTTTCTACCGACGATGTTGCGCTGGTGATTCCCCATCAGGCGAACCTGCGCATTATCGAAGCGACTGCCAAACGCCTCGAAGTGCCGCTGGATCGCGTGTTCGTCAACCTCGACCGCTACGGCAACACCTCAGCCGCCAGCATTCCCATCGCGCTCGTTGAAGCCGTCGAGCAGCAGCGGCTGCGCAAAGGGGACTATGCGCTCCTCACCTCGTTTGGCGGGGGACTGACCTGGGCATCGGCGGTGATTCGCTGGAGTGCGGGGTAG
- the rpmF gene encoding 50S ribosomal protein L32, with translation MGAVPKTKVSRHRRGNRRQHQRIDMPTLVPCTRCGQLMRAHYVCKSCGYYRGRLVVEPKSEAREE, from the coding sequence ATGGGTGCTGTACCAAAAACAAAAGTTTCTCGCCATCGGCGCGGCAATCGGCGGCAACATCAGCGCATCGATATGCCGACACTCGTGCCATGCACGCGCTGCGGTCAGTTGATGCGCGCGCATTATGTCTGCAAGTCGTGCGGGTATTACCGGGGGCGCCTGGTCGTCGAGCCGAAGAGCGAAGCCAGGGAGGAATAA
- a CDS encoding YceD family protein yields the protein MHMSKPITDLKFNVAQLLREYVGASRRYDFAEPVLRLDDTLEMRGMVGEVRFTRTASGVLVDVHARGTVEMECVRCLNPAVQPIEVRFRDEFHSRIDVTTGTPLPQPDEEDPFYLDELHMADVGEMLREYVLLELPMQPLCRPDCRGLCPECGADLNVEQCSCGSSGGDERFAALRALLKPE from the coding sequence ATGCACATGTCAAAACCGATCACCGATTTGAAGTTCAACGTCGCCCAACTGTTGCGCGAGTACGTCGGCGCGTCACGCAGGTACGACTTTGCTGAGCCGGTGCTGCGCCTCGACGATACGCTCGAAATGCGCGGCATGGTCGGTGAGGTGCGGTTTACCCGCACCGCCAGCGGGGTATTGGTCGATGTGCATGCCCGCGGAACGGTGGAGATGGAGTGTGTCCGCTGCCTCAATCCGGCTGTGCAGCCTATCGAGGTGCGCTTCCGTGATGAGTTCCATTCGCGGATCGATGTGACGACCGGAACGCCGCTGCCGCAACCCGACGAGGAGGACCCCTTCTATCTCGATGAGTTGCATATGGCGGACGTCGGCGAGATGCTGCGCGAGTATGTGCTGCTTGAACTGCCTATGCAGCCGCTCTGTCGTCCCGACTGCCGTGGTCTTTGCCCGGAGTGCGGCGCCGATCTGAATGTCGAGCAGTGTTCGTGCGGCAGTTCTGGCGGCGATGAACGGTTCGCTGCGCTGCGCGCGCTTCTGAAGCCAGAATAG
- the coaD gene encoding pantetheine-phosphate adenylyltransferase — protein MTIAVYPGSFDPVTNGHLDIAARASRIFDTVIMAVFDRPNKQLLFSTDERVALLRESTRHLPRVKVDTYSTLTVDYVRSVGASVIVRGMRAVGDFEAEFQLAQINQTLAPDIDIVLFMASHRYTFFSSSTVREIASLGGDVSWLVPGPVVDALKRVYGRR, from the coding sequence GTGACGATTGCCGTCTATCCAGGAAGCTTCGATCCGGTCACAAATGGACATCTGGACATCGCTGCGCGCGCGTCGCGCATCTTCGATACGGTGATCATGGCGGTCTTTGATCGCCCCAACAAACAGTTACTCTTCAGCACCGACGAACGAGTCGCGCTGCTGCGCGAGTCGACTCGCCACCTCCCGCGGGTTAAGGTCGATACCTATTCGACGCTGACGGTCGATTATGTGCGCAGTGTCGGCGCGTCGGTCATTGTGCGCGGCATGCGCGCCGTCGGCGACTTCGAGGCGGAGTTTCAGCTGGCGCAGATCAATCAGACGCTCGCGCCCGATATCGACATTGTGCTGTTTATGGCAAGTCATCGGTATACCTTCTTCAGTTCGAGCACGGTGCGTGAAATCGCGTCGCTTGGCGGCGACGTTTCCTGGCTGGTTCCCGGTCCGGTAGTGGATGCGCTGAAGCGCGTCTATGGCAGGAGGTGA
- the rsmD gene encoding 16S rRNA (guanine(966)-N(2))-methyltransferase RsmD, whose protein sequence is MRVITGTAKGRRLKAPEGLGTRPMLDRVKEALFSVIEGYGPIRGRVLDLYAGTGSLGIECLSRGAAWADFVEHKVHVCRIIRENLEHTRLADRARIFPMSVERFLRTYGHREKYDIIIMDPPYADPAIEATICAVDDANVLTDDGILIVGHSPRVELSDHYQRFRRRKFRRLGDSCFSIYELAPEDAASEH, encoded by the coding sequence ATGCGCGTCATAACAGGAACCGCCAAAGGTCGTCGCCTGAAAGCACCGGAGGGTCTCGGCACCCGCCCAATGCTGGATCGGGTCAAAGAGGCGCTCTTTTCGGTCATTGAAGGATATGGACCGATTCGTGGGCGCGTGCTCGACCTGTACGCCGGCACCGGATCGCTGGGGATCGAATGCCTGTCCCGCGGCGCCGCATGGGCTGATTTTGTCGAACATAAAGTGCACGTTTGCCGGATCATCCGCGAAAACCTGGAACATACCCGACTGGCGGATCGGGCACGCATCTTCCCCATGTCGGTCGAGCGGTTTCTGCGCACTTACGGTCACCGCGAGAAGTATGATATAATCATTATGGACCCGCCCTATGCTGATCCTGCAATTGAAGCGACGATTTGCGCCGTGGACGACGCCAACGTACTGACTGACGACGGTATTCTGATCGTCGGTCATTCGCCGCGCGTCGAACTCAGTGATCATTATCAGCGTTTCCGCCGCCGTAAATTCCGCCGCCTGGGCGACTCGTGCTTTTCGATCTATGAACTGGCGCCGGAGGATGCCGCCTCCGAACATTGA
- a CDS encoding BglII/BstYI family type II restriction endonuclease, translating to MDFVKNRVGVEVQFGKYAFMVYNVCAKMTIFHKKKYIDVGIEIVPIKEFADQMSTGVSYFEQLVWDLEERGVADIDIPVLILGVSE from the coding sequence ATGGATTTTGTCAAAAATCGTGTAGGTGTCGAGGTTCAGTTCGGCAAGTATGCTTTCATGGTCTACAATGTTTGCGCAAAGATGACCATCTTTCACAAGAAGAAATATATCGATGTCGGTATCGAGATTGTCCCGATTAAGGAGTTTGCAGACCAAATGTCCACGGGCGTCTCATACTTTGAACAGCTTGTTTGGGATTTAGAGGAACGTGGCGTTGCAGACATCGACATTCCCGTGCTGATTTTGGGAGTTAGCGAATAA
- a CDS encoding DNA-methyltransferase, translating to MNDLPLFRLPKPIEDTFRSDAEIVVFNGDVSDFIKQIPDNSITLIVTSPPYNLGKAYENRISIENYLRSQSQLINQLYRILKNDGSICWQVGNFVEDGEVYPLDILYYPIFKEIGMNLRNRIIWRFGHGLHASKRFSGRYETILWFTKSDKYIFNLDSVRVPSKYPGKRHFKGPNKGKPSGNPLGKNPSDIWEVLAQDWEEEVWDIPNVKSNHPEKTVHPCQFPIELIERCVLALTNEGDWVFDPYMGVGSSLIAALMHNRRAVGCEKDADYAELARQRIRDYYNGTLRYRPIGKPVYQPTGNEKVSQIPEEWIEQSQERLLETRGDYE from the coding sequence ATGAACGATCTTCCTTTGTTTCGATTACCTAAGCCGATTGAAGACACATTTCGATCTGACGCAGAGATCGTTGTATTCAATGGAGATGTCAGTGATTTTATCAAGCAGATTCCCGATAATTCCATAACTCTCATTGTCACTTCGCCGCCTTATAATCTAGGTAAGGCATATGAAAACCGTATTTCTATCGAGAATTACCTGAGATCACAGTCTCAGTTAATAAATCAACTATATCGAATCCTCAAGAATGATGGGAGCATTTGCTGGCAGGTGGGAAACTTCGTCGAAGATGGAGAAGTATACCCGCTGGATATTCTTTACTACCCTATTTTCAAAGAAATTGGCATGAATTTGAGAAACAGAATTATCTGGAGATTTGGACATGGATTACATGCCTCCAAACGATTTTCAGGGCGGTACGAAACCATCTTATGGTTCACCAAATCAGACAAGTACATCTTCAATCTCGACTCCGTCCGTGTTCCATCAAAGTACCCCGGAAAACGGCACTTTAAGGGTCCAAATAAAGGAAAGCCTTCGGGAAACCCTCTTGGCAAAAATCCATCTGACATATGGGAGGTTCTGGCGCAAGACTGGGAGGAAGAGGTTTGGGATATTCCGAATGTAAAGTCCAATCACCCGGAGAAAACCGTACACCCCTGTCAGTTTCCTATCGAACTCATCGAACGGTGCGTTCTTGCACTTACGAATGAAGGTGACTGGGTTTTCGATCCATACATGGGTGTCGGCTCGTCTCTTATCGCTGCCCTCATGCATAATCGACGCGCAGTAGGTTGCGAAAAAGACGCTGATTATGCAGAGCTGGCTCGTCAGAGGATACGAGACTACTATAATGGCACGCTTCGTTATCGCCCCATCGGAAAACCGGTGTATCAACCGACAGGAAACGAGAAGGTATCTCAAATACCGGAAGAGTGGATAGAGCAATCTCAGGAGCGTCTGCTTGAAACCCGAGGAGATTACGAGTGA
- a CDS encoding aspartate aminotransferase family protein, translating into MTIIETYIQKHPRSQALFGQAQALFPSGVTHDGRYVTPFPLYVEQCAGAHKWDADENRLIDYWMGHGALLLGHGHPAIVAAVQRQMERGTHYGAEHELSLQWAQLVKRLVPGIERLRFTASGTEATMMALRLARAFTGKPVVLRFTGHYHGWHDLLAHDTNDASAPAGLYDGMLGSTVVAPTDLDYVEQALRSRTDIAAVILEPTGASYGAIPLPHGFLRDLRQLTWRYGVLLICDEIVTGFRVAPGGAQQRAGVTADLTTLAKILAGGLPGGAVGGRADILRHLAFGDAEWNQVRKIRHFGTFNAAPLSAAAGTAMLGIVANDAPGAHAATLGERLITGMNAELRRRRLAGWAVYGDASIFHIVAGCSVGFPPGELDPTAPPDELKRGGDPRLVQLLRLGMINHGVDLMRGRSGFVSAAHTPGDIDATIAAFATTLDEMVTNNVWSICSGVRT; encoded by the coding sequence ATGACAATCATTGAGACATACATCCAGAAACATCCGCGATCCCAGGCATTATTCGGTCAAGCGCAGGCATTGTTCCCCAGCGGCGTCACCCACGATGGGCGTTACGTGACACCCTTTCCGTTGTACGTCGAACAGTGCGCCGGCGCCCATAAATGGGATGCCGACGAAAACCGGTTGATCGATTACTGGATGGGGCATGGGGCGCTGTTGCTCGGTCACGGGCATCCGGCAATCGTCGCTGCGGTGCAACGCCAGATGGAGCGCGGGACGCACTACGGCGCCGAACACGAACTCAGCCTGCAATGGGCGCAACTGGTGAAGCGCCTGGTTCCCGGCATCGAACGGTTGCGTTTCACCGCATCCGGCACCGAAGCGACGATGATGGCGCTGCGTCTGGCGCGCGCCTTTACCGGCAAACCGGTCGTTCTTCGCTTCACCGGGCACTACCACGGCTGGCACGATCTTCTGGCGCATGATACGAACGATGCCAGCGCGCCCGCCGGATTGTACGACGGCATGCTTGGATCAACCGTCGTTGCGCCGACCGATCTTGATTATGTCGAGCAGGCGCTGCGCAGCCGCACCGATATTGCTGCCGTTATCCTCGAACCAACCGGCGCATCGTATGGCGCTATCCCGTTGCCGCATGGCTTCCTGCGCGATCTGCGGCAACTGACCTGGCGGTACGGTGTGCTGCTGATCTGCGATGAGATCGTCACCGGCTTTCGGGTGGCGCCCGGCGGCGCGCAGCAACGCGCAGGGGTTACCGCCGATCTGACGACCCTGGCGAAGATTCTGGCAGGCGGGCTGCCCGGTGGCGCCGTCGGCGGGCGCGCCGACATTCTCAGGCATCTGGCGTTCGGCGATGCGGAATGGAACCAGGTGCGCAAAATCCGGCACTTCGGTACCTTTAACGCCGCACCACTCTCCGCAGCCGCGGGGACGGCGATGCTCGGCATCGTGGCAAACGATGCGCCAGGGGCGCATGCCGCTACGCTGGGAGAGCGACTCATCACCGGAATGAACGCCGAACTACGTCGGCGGCGACTCGCGGGTTGGGCGGTCTATGGCGATGCTTCGATCTTCCATATCGTCGCCGGATGCTCGGTCGGCTTCCCGCCGGGCGAACTCGATCCGACAGCGCCGCCGGACGAACTGAAGCGCGGCGGCGATCCGCGCCTTGTGCAACTGCTGCGCCTGGGCATGATCAACCACGGCGTCGACCTCATGCGCGGGCGAAGCGGCTTTGTCTCGGCTGCCCACACGCCGGGCGACATCGACGCAACCATTGCAGCGTTTGCGACCACGCTTGACGAGATGGTGACAAACAACGTATGGTCCATCTGTAGTGGTGTCAGAACATGA
- a CDS encoding metallophosphoesterase family protein: MRILILSDIHSNIVALETVLSAAKPYDTVWNLGDTIGYGPRPNECVATIRTEASMMLAGNHDLACLGLLDLSDFNPDARAANVWNGDQLTDDHRMLLEELEPIQPINERFLAAHGSPREPVWEYLLTRYQALDNFRRFAQQVCLIGHSHVPLVFRLTPDGRCEGPSSPDDGARLTLEDGFRYIINPGSIGQPRNQDPRAAFAIFDTAIDTITFHRVAYDIALTQRQMRDAQLPEALIARLEYGI; encoded by the coding sequence ATGCGCATCCTGATCCTTTCGGATATTCACTCGAACATTGTGGCGCTCGAAACGGTGTTGTCTGCTGCCAAACCATACGATACCGTCTGGAATCTGGGAGATACCATCGGATACGGTCCGCGTCCCAACGAATGCGTGGCAACGATCCGCACTGAAGCAAGTATGATGCTCGCAGGCAATCACGATCTTGCCTGCCTCGGATTGTTGGACCTGAGCGACTTCAACCCGGACGCGCGCGCCGCCAATGTCTGGAATGGCGATCAGTTGACGGACGATCATCGGATGTTGCTGGAAGAACTCGAACCGATCCAACCGATCAACGAACGCTTTCTGGCGGCTCACGGCAGCCCGCGTGAACCGGTATGGGAGTATTTACTGACGCGCTATCAGGCGCTCGATAACTTTCGTCGCTTTGCACAGCAAGTCTGCCTGATCGGTCACTCGCACGTGCCGCTGGTCTTCCGCCTGACACCCGACGGACGCTGTGAAGGACCATCGTCGCCGGACGACGGCGCGAGGCTGACATTGGAAGATGGATTCCGGTATATTATCAATCCTGGCAGCATCGGCCAGCCGCGCAATCAGGATCCGCGCGCTGCGTTTGCAATCTTCGACACCGCTATCGATACGATCACGTTTCATCGCGTTGCTTATGACATTGCGCTGACGCAGCGCCAGATGCGCGACGCACAACTGCCCGAGGCGCTCATTGCCCGACTGGAGTATGGAATCTGA
- a CDS encoding GerMN domain-containing protein, whose protein sequence is MSEPTPTGPGYCPYLGLKQNRAIRFSSPTPEHRCYVSGEPVDIPVDQSAFCLSRNHVQCPLYMGLTLPSIPATVSSSGATTTAPGGLRGWLRTLSPRDRAIYALMLGMLALIVLVYAIAGWQALTGTAPVTGAPSPITVAPPETATATPAPLPSPSATATPPPPTPTALPTSTPSPQPNPSPTQEPVIIVPTALPTQPTGTAGVAPSPTDNATATPSPTVAAPATPSPTGQPAPASPTLTATAAPPPTTAPTAPPQPPTAVPPAMPRTPAPPAAPTVQQQRLWLYFGDATGTLFVPVQRLVPVEDRKVATAAINALIEGPRNGLERLIDPQARLLSIAINNGLATVNFDRPPHLNGDPRGLHSIVLTLTHFETISRVQFQVNGRNIGIDGSGPIGRPVVNPLNPNNLPVDYAATEFLPTYYLANDGYHTIRIIRMVPKTRQVAEGTVRALIEGPGIYEYAVQRTIPPGTELRAISINQGVARVDFSARFAEASDRNAAVRTLVESLTTLPRVSGVQILVEGRSLAEWWGEPYGRVYPKPLINPEG, encoded by the coding sequence ATGAGCGAGCCAACGCCAACTGGTCCGGGGTATTGCCCGTATCTTGGTCTGAAACAGAATCGCGCCATCCGGTTTTCGTCGCCGACGCCGGAGCATCGCTGTTATGTCAGCGGCGAGCCGGTCGATATACCTGTTGATCAGAGCGCATTCTGCCTTTCTCGCAATCATGTTCAGTGCCCATTATACATGGGTTTAACCCTCCCCTCAATCCCGGCAACGGTCAGTTCATCCGGTGCGACCACGACAGCGCCCGGCGGATTGCGTGGCTGGCTACGCACGCTGTCGCCGCGCGACCGCGCGATCTATGCCTTGATGCTGGGCATGCTGGCGCTAATCGTGCTTGTGTACGCTATTGCGGGATGGCAGGCGCTGACCGGGACTGCGCCGGTCACAGGCGCACCTTCGCCGATAACCGTGGCGCCGCCGGAGACGGCGACCGCAACCCCGGCGCCGCTCCCCTCTCCATCGGCAACGGCGACGCCGCCGCCTCCCACTCCCACTGCGTTGCCAACCAGTACGCCCTCGCCGCAACCGAACCCGTCGCCAACTCAGGAACCGGTGATTATCGTGCCAACGGCGCTGCCGACGCAACCGACCGGTACTGCCGGTGTCGCGCCTTCGCCAACCGACAACGCGACGGCAACACCATCGCCAACGGTCGCTGCACCGGCAACACCTTCCCCAACAGGTCAACCGGCGCCGGCGTCTCCGACTCTCACGGCAACCGCAGCGCCGCCGCCAACGACAGCGCCGACCGCACCTCCGCAACCGCCGACTGCCGTGCCGCCAGCAATGCCGCGAACGCCTGCGCCGCCGGCGGCGCCGACGGTTCAGCAGCAACGATTGTGGCTCTACTTCGGTGATGCGACCGGCACACTCTTCGTTCCTGTCCAGCGGCTCGTTCCGGTTGAAGATCGCAAAGTAGCCACTGCCGCTATCAACGCCTTGATCGAGGGTCCTCGCAATGGGCTTGAGCGTTTGATCGATCCGCAGGCGCGCCTCTTGAGCATTGCCATCAACAACGGGCTTGCCACAGTCAACTTTGACCGCCCGCCGCACCTGAACGGCGATCCGCGCGGATTGCACTCAATCGTCCTGACCCTGACCCACTTCGAGACGATCAGCCGGGTGCAGTTCCAGGTCAACGGCAGGAACATCGGCATCGATGGGAGCGGTCCAATCGGGCGCCCGGTCGTCAACCCGTTGAACCCGAACAACCTGCCGGTGGATTATGCTGCCACCGAGTTTCTACCGACGTATTACCTGGCGAACGATGGGTATCACACAATCCGCATCATTCGCATGGTGCCAAAGACGCGCCAGGTGGCAGAGGGAACGGTGCGCGCGCTCATCGAGGGACCGGGAATCTACGAGTACGCTGTGCAGCGCACCATTCCGCCGGGAACCGAACTTCGCGCCATCAGCATCAACCAGGGAGTCGCGCGGGTCGATTTCAGCGCCCGATTCGCCGAAGCGTCGGATCGCAACGCGGCAGTGCGCACGCTGGTCGAATCGCTGACTACGCTGCCGCGTGTCAGCGGGGTGCAGATCCTGGTTGAAGGTCGCTCACTTGCGGAATGGTGGGGAGAGCCATATGGCAGGGTCTATCCAAAGCCGCTGATCAACCCGGAAGGATGA